The genomic interval GGTCCTGCTGACGGTTCCCATGATGGTTGTGTTCATCATCTTTCAGCGCCAATTCATTCAGGGCGTGTCCCAAGCAGGACTCAAAGGCTGACGGGACTTGCGCGCCGTGCGCAAAAAAAAAAGGGGCTCCTCGTGGGAGCCCTTTTCGTTTCCTTACGCGTGTTGCTCGCGCATGAAGTTGCGGAGCACTGTCTGCAGGATACCGCCGTTGCGGTAGTAATCCACCTCGATGTCGCTGTCGAGCCGCACGAGCGCTTGGAACGTGAACGACGATCCGTCTTCGCGCGTGACTTCGACCGTGACCGTCTGGCGCGGCTTCAGGTCGTTCGACAGCCCCTTGATGGTGTACACCTCGCGGCCGGTCAGGCCAAGCGTCTCCGCGTTTTGCCCGTCGATGAACTCGAGCGGCAGCACGCCCATGCCGACCAGGTTGCTCCGGTGGATGCGCTCGAAGCTCTCCGCGATCACGGCCTTCACGCCGAGCAAGTAGGTGCCCTTCGCCGCCCAGTCGCGGGACGAGCCTGTTCCGTACTCCTTGCCGGCGATGACCACGAGCGGCGTGCCATCCGCCTTGTACTTCATCGCCGCGTCGTAAATCGGCATCACTTCGCCCGTCGGGAAGTACGTCGTGTAACCGCCCTCCGTGCCAGGCGCCACCTTGTTGCGAATGCGGATGTTCGCGAACGTGCCGCGCATCATGACCTCGTGGTTGCCGCGGCGCGAACCGTACGAGTTGAACTCATGCGGCTTCACGCCCTTGGACTGCAGGTACTGGCCAGCCGGGCTCGACGGCGCGATGCTGCCCGCGGGCGAGATGTGGTCCGTCGTCACCGAGTCGCCCAGGTACGCGAGCACGCGCGCGCCTTGGATCTCCTGGATGTCCGGAACCTCTTCCGACAGCCCCTCGAAGAACGGCGGCTCCTGGATGTACGTCGAATTCGGATCCCATTCGTACAGCTCGCCCTTCGGGACGTCCAGCTTGTTCCACCGCTCGTTCCGGTTGAACACGCTCTCGTATTCCTTCTTGAACATCTCCGGATTGATGATTTGCCGGATGACCGCCTGAATCTCCTCGTTCGACGGCCAGATGTCCCTCAGGAACACGTCGTTGCCGTTCTCGTCCTTGCCGATGGGCTCGTTGACGAGATCGATGTCCACCGTGCCCGCGATAGCGTACGCCACGACGAGCGGCGGCGAAGCGAGATAGTTGGCGCGAACGAGCGAGTGGATGCGCCCCTCGAAGTTGCGGTTGCCCGACAACACCGCGGAGACCAGGAGGTCGTTCTCCTGAATCGCCTTGGCCACTTCCTCCGGCAGCGGGCCGCTGTTTCCGATGCACGTGGTACAGCCGTAGCCGACCACGTCAAAGCCGAGCTTGGAGAGTGGCTCGAGCAGGCCCGAGCGCTCCAGGTAATCCGTGACGACGCGCGATCCCGGCGCGAGCGACGTCTTCACGTAGCGCGGCGTCTTCAGCCCCTTCTCCACGGCCTTCTTCGCCAACAGCCCCGCGCCAATCATCACGGACGGGTTGGAGGTGTTGGTGCAGCTCGTGATGGCGGCGATCACGACCGCGCCGTGGTGGAGTTCGTCCTTGTGCCCGTCCGGATATTGGACAAGGGCCGTCTTATCCCGCTGGTCCGCAAGCCCGAAACCGCCCTCCGACACCGGCTTCTCGAGCGCCGCCTCGAAGTTGTTCTTCATATCGGAGAGGAAGATCTTATCCTGCGGCCGCTTCGGACCCGCCATCGTCGGCTGGATGGAGCCGAGATCGAGCTCCAGCGTGTCGGTGAAGACGGGATCCGGCATGTCGTCCGTGCGGAACATACCCTGTGCCTTCGCGTACGCCTCGACGAGCTGGATGAGCGATTCGTCGCGGCCGGTCAGGCGGAGATAGTCGAGCGTCGCCTGGTCGATGGGGAAGAAGCCCATCGTCGCACCGTACTCGGGCGCCATGTTGGCGATGGTCGCGCGGTCAGCGACGCTGATGTTGGAGAGGCCGGCGCCGTAGAACTCGACGAACTTGCCGACGACGCCCTTCTTGCGCAGCATGTTCACGACAGTCAGGGCGAGATCGGTCGCGGTCGCGCCCTCGGGCAGTTTGCCGGTCAGCTTGAAGCCGATGA from Alicyclobacillus acidocaldarius subsp. acidocaldarius DSM 446 carries:
- the acnA gene encoding aconitate hydratase AcnA — translated: MGANLFQAKQTLTVGGKSYTYYRLDALQEQGVADISRLPISIKILLESVLRQYDGRVITEEHVRELANWNAANPAKSEVPFKPARILLQDFTGVPVVVDLAAMRTAMHKLGGNPKRINPLIPVDLVIDHSVQVDAFGSKEALEFNIAKEFERNEERYRFLRWAQTAFDNFRAVPPGMGIVHQVNLEYLARVVQERTVDGEQVVFPDSLVGTDSHTTMINGVGVLGWGVGGIEAEACMLGQPLYFVQPEVIGFKLTGKLPEGATATDLALTVVNMLRKKGVVGKFVEFYGAGLSNISVADRATIANMAPEYGATMGFFPIDQATLDYLRLTGRDESLIQLVEAYAKAQGMFRTDDMPDPVFTDTLELDLGSIQPTMAGPKRPQDKIFLSDMKNNFEAALEKPVSEGGFGLADQRDKTALVQYPDGHKDELHHGAVVIAAITSCTNTSNPSVMIGAGLLAKKAVEKGLKTPRYVKTSLAPGSRVVTDYLERSGLLEPLSKLGFDVVGYGCTTCIGNSGPLPEEVAKAIQENDLLVSAVLSGNRNFEGRIHSLVRANYLASPPLVVAYAIAGTVDIDLVNEPIGKDENGNDVFLRDIWPSNEEIQAVIRQIINPEMFKKEYESVFNRNERWNKLDVPKGELYEWDPNSTYIQEPPFFEGLSEEVPDIQEIQGARVLAYLGDSVTTDHISPAGSIAPSSPAGQYLQSKGVKPHEFNSYGSRRGNHEVMMRGTFANIRIRNKVAPGTEGGYTTYFPTGEVMPIYDAAMKYKADGTPLVVIAGKEYGTGSSRDWAAKGTYLLGVKAVIAESFERIHRSNLVGMGVLPLEFIDGQNAETLGLTGREVYTIKGLSNDLKPRQTVTVEVTREDGSSFTFQALVRLDSDIEVDYYRNGGILQTVLRNFMREQHA